The proteins below come from a single Miscanthus floridulus cultivar M001 chromosome 1, ASM1932011v1, whole genome shotgun sequence genomic window:
- the LOC136475638 gene encoding cortical cell-delineating protein-like, translated as MATKEDTATTALLLAVTLLLSSPAAVVVRAQQRGNPCPTNAVADLKVCADVLVLLKLKINVPQNQQCCPLLGNLVNLDLAACLCAAIRLSVLGIPVNLPLDVPLVLNYCGRNASAVPGSNCSF; from the coding sequence ATGGCCACCAAGGAAGACACCGCCACCACGGCGCTCCTCCTCGCCGTGACCCTGCTGCTCTCCTCCCctgccgccgtcgtcgtccgcgCGCAGCAGCGGGGCAACCCGTGCCCGACGAACGCGGTGGCGGACCTCAAGGTGTGCGCCGACGTGCTGGtcctgctcaagctcaagatcaacGTGCCGCAGAACCAGCAGTGCTGCCCGCTGCTGGGCAACCTCGTCAACCTCGACCTGGCCGCCTGCCTGTGCGCCGCCATCAGGCTCAGCGTGCTCGGCATCCCCGTCAACCTCCCGCTCGACGTGCCCCTCGTGCTCAACTACTGCGGCCGGAACGCGTCGGCCGTGCCGGGATCCAATTGTTCCTTCTGA
- the LOC136475635 gene encoding uncharacterized protein, translating into MAEHFTEEEIAAFKEVFALFDKNSDGTCTTAPEELGTVMKSLGQNLTGSELQDMIKEVDADGNGTIEFPEFLNLMAHKLIDTDSEEEVKEAFEMFDKDRDCYISAAELRDVMANLGEQLTDEEVREMIREADTNGDGLVSYDEFKQRMLRK; encoded by the exons ATGGCGGAGCACTTCACTGAGGAGGAGATCGCCGCGTTCAAGGAGGTTTTCGCCCTCTTCGACAAGAACAGCGACGGTACGTGTACGACCGCGCC CGAAGAACTGGGAACCGTGATGAAGTCCTTGGGTCAAAACCTCACTGGATCTGAACTGCAAGATATGATCAAGGAGGTTGATGCTGATGGAAACGGAACTATTGAGTTTCCTGAATTCTTGAATTTGATGGCACACAAACTGATA GACACTGATTCAGAGGAAGAAGTAAAGGAAGCATTTGAAATGTTTGACAAAGACCGGGATTGTTATATTTCTGCAGCTGAG CTACGTGATGTGATGGCAAACCTTGGGGAGCAACTGACTGACGAGGAAGTCAGAGAGATGATACGGGAGGCGGACACGAACGGTGATGGTCTTGTGAGCTATGATGAGTTCAAACAAAGGATGCTGCGCAAATGA